One genomic segment of Rhizobium viscosum includes these proteins:
- a CDS encoding Zn-dependent hydrolase has protein sequence MSNTSIDASRLLGRLAELGAIGCDADGRLVRLAASDADKLGRDRLVAWIEAAGLELAIDRIGNIFGIWAPDSTQDRAPLLLGSHIDTVIDAGIYDGCYGVLSALEVIETLKASGFAPSRPIAVAAFTNEEGVRYAPDMMGSLVYAGGLDVETALATRGTDGSLLGDELKRIGYAGEKEPGFLKPHAYIELHIEQGPVLEREGLSLGAVENLQGISWQRVTIEGDANHAGTTPMTMRRDAGHASARVITFLRERAMASNTQTVATVGCLEFQPNAINVIPSKAIFTVDLRDPDEDRLKEEEAALARFLESLSAEEQVTISVERLARFEPVKFDEGIVATIEAAARARALPCRRMTSGAGRDAQMIARIAPSAMIFVPSKGGISHNPREFTSHDDLVAGADVLLDVVSTLTQEE, from the coding sequence ATGAGCAACACATCCATCGATGCATCGCGGCTTCTCGGCCGGCTTGCCGAACTCGGCGCGATCGGCTGCGATGCGGATGGCAGGCTGGTCCGCCTTGCCGCCTCCGACGCGGACAAGCTCGGCCGCGACCGCCTCGTCGCCTGGATCGAAGCCGCCGGACTGGAACTCGCCATAGACCGGATCGGCAACATCTTCGGCATCTGGGCGCCCGATAGTACGCAGGATCGCGCCCCGCTATTGCTCGGCTCGCATATCGATACCGTCATCGACGCCGGCATCTATGACGGCTGTTACGGCGTGCTCTCGGCGCTCGAAGTCATCGAAACGCTGAAGGCATCAGGCTTCGCGCCATCCCGCCCCATCGCCGTTGCCGCCTTCACCAATGAGGAAGGCGTACGCTATGCACCCGATATGATGGGCTCGCTCGTCTATGCCGGCGGGCTCGATGTGGAAACGGCGCTTGCGACGAGAGGAACGGACGGGTCACTGCTCGGTGATGAGCTGAAACGCATCGGCTATGCCGGCGAGAAGGAGCCCGGTTTCCTGAAGCCGCACGCCTATATCGAACTCCATATCGAGCAGGGCCCGGTGCTGGAGCGCGAAGGCCTGTCCCTTGGCGCAGTCGAGAACTTGCAGGGCATTTCCTGGCAGCGCGTGACGATCGAAGGTGACGCCAACCACGCCGGCACGACGCCGATGACGATGCGCCGCGATGCCGGCCATGCGAGCGCCCGCGTCATCACCTTCCTGCGCGAGCGCGCCATGGCATCGAACACGCAGACGGTCGCGACTGTCGGCTGCCTGGAATTCCAGCCGAACGCCATCAACGTCATCCCCTCGAAGGCGATCTTCACGGTCGACCTGCGCGACCCGGACGAGGATCGGCTGAAAGAGGAAGAGGCAGCCCTTGCCCGCTTCCTCGAAAGCCTGTCGGCCGAAGAGCAGGTTACGATCTCGGTGGAGCGGCTCGCCCGCTTCGAGCCGGTCAAATTCGACGAAGGAATCGTCGCCACGATCGAGGCAGCCGCCAGGGCACGCGCGCTCCCCTGCAGGCGCATGACCTCGGGTGCGGGCCGCGATGCCCAGATGATCGCCCGCATCGCGCCATCTGCCATGATCTTCGTGCCGAGCAAGGGTGGTATCAGCCATAATCCCCGGGAATTCACCTCTCATGACGATCTCGTCGCAGGCGCCGACGTCCTGCTCGATGTCGTCAGCACGCTGACGCAGGAGGAATAG
- a CDS encoding winged helix-turn-helix transcriptional regulator produces MRSKGFDGMVCSIAGVMAAIGDRWGLLILRDLVCGLSRYEDFRQSSGVTNATLSDRLKHLEANGLIERRRYQVNPERFEYILTRKGWQIAPIMPVLAQIGDSLGMSGASGPPMTFVNRKTGAEIRWGFIDQKTGEPVSPVDLDIKEGDGADDAVRWRLSHARARRRALDDILASSGATDAQKSDS; encoded by the coding sequence ATGCGTTCGAAGGGTTTCGATGGGATGGTCTGCTCGATCGCCGGCGTCATGGCGGCGATCGGCGATCGGTGGGGTTTGCTGATCCTGCGCGATCTCGTCTGCGGCCTCAGCCGCTATGAGGATTTTCGCCAGTCGTCGGGCGTGACCAATGCGACGCTCAGCGACCGGCTGAAGCATCTGGAGGCCAATGGTCTTATCGAGCGGCGGCGTTATCAGGTGAATCCGGAAAGGTTCGAATATATCCTCACCCGGAAGGGCTGGCAGATCGCGCCCATCATGCCGGTGCTCGCCCAGATCGGCGACAGCCTCGGCATGTCAGGTGCTTCGGGGCCGCCCATGACCTTCGTCAATCGCAAGACGGGCGCGGAGATACGCTGGGGCTTTATCGACCAGAAGACCGGCGAACCGGTAAGCCCGGTCGATCTCGACATCAAGGAAGGGGATGGCGCGGACGACGCAGTTCGGTGGCGATTGTCCCACGCCCGGGCTCGCCGCCGGGCGCTCGATGATATTCTGGCTAGCTCGGGCGCGACGGATGCGCAAAAATCGGATTCATGA
- a CDS encoding AAA family ATPase produces the protein MLIIFGGLPGSGKTTTARALAKELGAVHLRIDTLEQNIRASGMLSSEVGPAGYMVGYGIAEDNLTLGNIVVADSVNPLKVTRDAWLSVAARSGVPAVEIEIICSDRIEHRRRVETRASDVPGLVKPLWEEVTARDYEDWGSSPIVIDTAKQGVDEAVAALLSKLEIGRYRKAREV, from the coding sequence ATGCTGATCATTTTCGGCGGTTTGCCGGGTTCGGGGAAGACGACGACTGCGCGTGCGCTGGCGAAGGAGCTTGGGGCCGTTCATCTGCGTATCGATACGCTCGAACAGAACATACGGGCTTCGGGCATGTTGAGCTCGGAGGTCGGCCCGGCAGGCTACATGGTCGGATACGGGATTGCCGAAGACAATCTCACGCTCGGTAATATCGTCGTCGCGGATTCGGTGAATCCCTTGAAGGTGACGCGAGACGCCTGGTTGTCGGTTGCTGCGCGATCGGGCGTGCCGGCCGTCGAGATAGAAATCATCTGCTCGGACCGGATTGAACATCGCCGACGGGTGGAAACGCGGGCAAGCGATGTTCCGGGGTTGGTAAAGCCTCTCTGGGAAGAGGTGACTGCACGCGACTATGAGGATTGGGGGTCGAGTCCCATCGTCATCGACACTGCGAAGCAGGGCGTGGATGAGGCTGTTGCCGCGTTGCTATCGAAGCTTGAAATTGGCCGATATCGGAAAGCGCGGGAAGTCTGA
- a CDS encoding M20 aminoacylase family protein, with protein sequence MDLDRLASDMRAWRRDLHAHPEFGFEEKRTSAFVAEKLREFGFDDVAEGVGGTGVVGTLKRGSGNRSIALRADMDALRIPEQADRPYASRNPGVMHACGHDGHTAMLLGAARMLAEDGGFDGTVRFIFQPAEEWGKGALAMIEDGIFERFPFDEIYGLHNMPGLPVGHFQTRPGAFMSAEDNFEIVLKGTGGHAARPHATNEVLVAACALVMNLQTIVARRLDPTDIGVVSVTELLTDGTRNALPGLARILGDARSFHPGVSAEIEKQMRVIAEGTAKTYNLAAEVTYTREFIPLLNDPALTEEAFAIARDIFAPASIEVRKEPMTASEDFARFLGLVPGCFVFLGNGEDSAPLHNPTFDFNDDGLIHGTKFHASIVRRRLPMTGG encoded by the coding sequence ATGGATCTCGACCGACTGGCCTCCGACATGCGTGCCTGGAGACGCGATCTCCACGCCCACCCGGAATTCGGCTTCGAGGAAAAGCGGACCTCGGCCTTCGTCGCTGAAAAACTCCGTGAATTCGGCTTCGACGATGTTGCGGAAGGTGTGGGCGGCACAGGTGTCGTCGGCACCCTGAAGCGCGGCAGCGGCAACCGCTCGATTGCGCTGAGAGCCGACATGGACGCCCTGCGCATTCCCGAGCAGGCCGATCGGCCTTATGCCTCGCGCAACCCAGGCGTCATGCATGCCTGCGGCCATGACGGCCACACCGCCATGCTGCTGGGTGCAGCCAGAATGCTCGCCGAAGACGGCGGTTTTGACGGCACGGTGCGCTTCATCTTCCAGCCCGCCGAAGAATGGGGCAAGGGCGCACTTGCCATGATCGAAGACGGTATTTTCGAGCGCTTCCCCTTCGACGAGATCTACGGCCTCCACAACATGCCGGGCCTTCCCGTCGGCCACTTCCAGACCCGCCCCGGCGCCTTCATGTCAGCGGAGGATAATTTCGAGATCGTGCTCAAGGGCACCGGCGGCCACGCTGCCCGCCCGCACGCGACCAACGAAGTGCTGGTCGCCGCCTGTGCGCTGGTCATGAACCTGCAGACGATCGTCGCCCGCCGCCTCGACCCGACCGATATCGGCGTCGTCTCCGTCACCGAACTCCTGACCGACGGCACCCGCAATGCGCTTCCCGGCCTCGCCCGCATTCTTGGCGATGCCAGAAGTTTCCACCCCGGCGTCAGCGCCGAAATCGAAAAGCAGATGCGGGTGATCGCCGAAGGCACCGCAAAGACCTACAACCTCGCCGCCGAAGTCACCTACACAAGGGAATTCATTCCCCTGTTGAACGACCCTGCCCTCACCGAAGAGGCCTTCGCAATTGCCCGCGACATCTTCGCGCCCGCCAGCATCGAGGTTCGAAAGGAACCGATGACGGCCTCGGAAGATTTTGCCCGCTTCCTCGGTCTCGTCCCCGGCTGCTTCGTTTTCCTCGGCAATGGAGAGGATTCAGCGCCGCTGCACAACCCGACGTTTGATTTCAATGATGATGGGCTGATCCATGGGACGAAGTTCCATGCGAGCATCGTGCGCAGGCGCCTTCCAATGACTGGAGGCTGA
- a CDS encoding pirin family protein — protein MLLKGERTFVVRDMGGFVTHINMPGWVKPKPVDHGHGPLAMVVESILHPGRLIAMHEHRNDEIISWVPEGVMRHEDRARGRLVCDSGHLMVMNAGRSFWHSEETLASDPPLRMLQILVRPDAVDLEPGIQYGAMPEIMRNRWRHLVGPEGGDAPFFVRNRIDFFDIRLEAGVRVDFPHKQGCDLYFYVFSGVVLAGGQAFGEGEQGLLLSDEMLIVEATSACVMVAFLLDPRSPVTRQGTMADTTKIPPPVVIRLVKRWQGLKRLWLRK, from the coding sequence ATGCTGCTCAAGGGGGAACGAACCTTCGTCGTGCGCGACATGGGAGGGTTTGTCACGCATATCAACATGCCGGGATGGGTGAAGCCGAAGCCTGTTGATCATGGGCATGGGCCGCTGGCGATGGTGGTCGAATCCATCCTGCATCCGGGCCGGCTGATCGCCATGCACGAGCACCGCAATGACGAGATCATCTCCTGGGTGCCTGAAGGCGTGATGCGCCATGAAGACAGAGCCCGTGGCCGGCTGGTTTGCGACAGCGGGCATCTGATGGTGATGAATGCCGGGCGCAGCTTCTGGCACTCCGAGGAAACGCTGGCCTCCGATCCGCCGCTGCGCATGCTGCAGATCCTCGTGCGGCCCGATGCTGTCGATCTCGAACCCGGCATCCAGTATGGGGCAATGCCCGAAATCATGCGCAATCGCTGGCGGCACCTTGTCGGGCCGGAAGGGGGCGATGCGCCCTTTTTCGTGCGCAACCGGATCGATTTCTTCGATATCCGGCTGGAGGCTGGCGTGCGGGTGGACTTCCCGCATAAGCAGGGGTGCGACCTATATTTCTATGTGTTCAGCGGCGTGGTTCTCGCCGGCGGGCAGGCGTTTGGTGAGGGCGAGCAAGGTCTGCTGCTGTCGGATGAGATGTTGATCGTGGAGGCAACGAGCGCCTGCGTGATGGTGGCCTTCCTGCTCGATCCCCGGTCTCCCGTCACGAGGCAGGGGACGATGGCCGACACCACGAAGATCCCGCCGCCTGTCGTGATCCGCCTCGTGAAACGGTGGCAAGGGTTGAAGCGGCTGTGGCTGCGGAAGTGA
- a CDS encoding HipA domain-containing protein, translating to MSFFPIVDVESEIEVIEYLGTKEKFWFKRDGKLQLLKFGREETGENWAEKIACELCQLLALPHAHYDFARFKGKLGVLTPKMNEDGSDLILGNQLMDPAPPTNEGTRYKYRGHTVSRVLEALKSTDDPELSVRTFSGYLMLDAWIGNGDRHNENWGLVRNPERRTVSLAPTFDHASSLGRELRDEVRAERLKTRDKRYSVEAYAARTRSGLYEEQTNSQPLYTINAFKIACSIGKSNMDFWLDKLSAVSEADVSGIFKRVPTALISNEASAFAIAMLEINKQKLLGLR from the coding sequence ATGAGCTTTTTTCCTATTGTTGATGTGGAAAGCGAGATTGAGGTCATTGAGTATCTCGGTACCAAGGAGAAGTTCTGGTTCAAACGTGATGGCAAGCTTCAATTGCTGAAATTTGGCCGAGAGGAGACAGGAGAGAACTGGGCGGAAAAAATTGCCTGTGAGCTGTGTCAACTTCTCGCCTTGCCCCATGCTCACTACGATTTTGCTCGTTTCAAAGGCAAGTTGGGCGTACTAACGCCAAAAATGAACGAGGATGGTAGTGATCTTATCTTGGGTAACCAACTAATGGATCCTGCTCCGCCGACGAATGAGGGAACACGTTATAAGTATCGCGGTCACACCGTCAGTCGAGTCCTCGAAGCACTCAAGTCTACGGACGATCCCGAACTGAGCGTTCGTACTTTCAGTGGTTATCTAATGCTGGATGCGTGGATTGGAAACGGCGATCGCCACAATGAGAATTGGGGGCTTGTTCGCAACCCCGAAAGGCGCACAGTCAGTTTGGCTCCCACGTTCGACCACGCGTCAAGTCTGGGAAGAGAACTTCGCGACGAAGTGCGCGCCGAGCGCTTAAAAACCCGAGATAAACGGTATAGTGTCGAGGCATACGCAGCCAGAACAAGATCAGGTCTCTATGAGGAACAAACCAACAGTCAACCTCTTTATACGATCAACGCGTTTAAGATCGCGTGTTCAATAGGGAAATCGAATATGGACTTTTGGTTGGACAAGCTTTCAGCTGTAAGCGAAGCAGATGTTTCTGGTATTTTTAAACGAGTTCCGACTGCGCTAATCAGCAATGAGGCGTCCGCGTTCGCGATTGCAATGTTAGAGATCAACAAACAAAAGCTCTTGGGATTAAGATGA
- a CDS encoding sulfite exporter TauE/SafE family protein, with the protein MTPAIILLLFTSGIAGGVINALAGGATLLTFPAMLAAGLPPVTANASNAVAIVPGHLLAVLADRRKVLPLDARLWSSVLVCLIGGAIGALLLLALPERLFVLPVPALIGIATLLFLFSPRIAAWAEARRGDAEPSRGLGLSVLGLSSIYGGFFGAGLGVILTAVLSIADPDDIRRVKALKNLLATSVSMAAVVIFIAKGAVHWPETLTMLSGALVGGYLGGYLVRVLPATIVRWFVILTGAVMTVVYAVKYWS; encoded by the coding sequence ATGACACCAGCAATCATTTTATTGCTGTTTACATCAGGCATCGCCGGTGGCGTGATCAATGCGCTCGCCGGCGGCGCCACGCTGCTCACCTTCCCCGCCATGCTCGCAGCCGGCCTGCCGCCCGTCACGGCCAATGCCTCGAATGCGGTGGCGATCGTGCCGGGCCATCTGCTCGCCGTCCTCGCCGACCGCCGCAAGGTACTGCCGCTGGATGCCAGGCTCTGGTCATCCGTCCTGGTCTGCCTGATCGGCGGCGCCATCGGCGCGCTGCTGCTGCTTGCTTTGCCCGAGCGGCTCTTCGTCCTGCCCGTTCCAGCCCTGATCGGCATCGCCACCCTGCTCTTCCTCTTCTCGCCCCGCATCGCCGCCTGGGCCGAGGCACGGCGCGGCGATGCCGAGCCTTCGCGCGGTCTCGGGCTTTCCGTCCTCGGCCTTTCGTCGATCTATGGCGGCTTCTTCGGCGCCGGCCTCGGCGTCATCCTGACGGCGGTTCTCTCGATTGCCGATCCCGACGATATCCGCCGGGTAAAAGCCCTGAAAAACCTGCTCGCCACCTCGGTCAGCATGGCGGCGGTCGTCATCTTCATCGCCAAAGGCGCCGTCCACTGGCCCGAAACGCTGACGATGCTGTCCGGCGCCCTGGTGGGCGGCTATCTCGGCGGTTACCTCGTGCGCGTGCTGCCCGCCACCATCGTCCGCTGGTTCGTCATCCTCACCGGCGCCGTCATGACGGTCGTTTATGCCGTCAAATATTGGAGCTGA
- a CDS encoding AAA family ATPase: protein MLIIFGGLPGSGKTTIVRALAKRLGAVHLRIDTIEQSVRDSGMLRSEVGPAGYLVGYALAEDNLTLGNTVVADSVNSLTITRDAWLSVAARAGARAVEIEIVCSDKVEHRRRVETRASDIPGLINPSWEKVVTRDYDDWGQRPIVIDSAVLNVDQAVAELISELGPAQIGDRIFDARL, encoded by the coding sequence ATGCTGATCATTTTCGGCGGTTTGCCAGGCAGTGGGAAGACGACGATTGTGAGGGCCTTGGCGAAGCGGCTTGGGGCCGTCCATCTTCGCATCGATACGATCGAACAGTCAGTGCGGGATTCCGGCATGTTGAGATCGGAGGTCGGACCGGCGGGATATCTGGTTGGATATGCCCTTGCCGAAGACAATCTGACGCTCGGCAATACCGTCGTTGCGGATTCTGTGAACAGCCTGACGATAACACGTGATGCGTGGCTCTCGGTCGCTGCGCGGGCGGGTGCGCGGGCCGTCGAGATCGAAATCGTCTGTTCGGACAAGGTTGAGCATCGTCGGCGGGTCGAGACGCGGGCAAGCGATATTCCGGGGCTGATAAATCCGAGCTGGGAGAAGGTTGTCACGCGCGATTATGACGATTGGGGGCAGAGACCCATAGTGATCGACAGTGCGGTGCTGAATGTGGATCAAGCCGTCGCCGAATTGATCTCGGAACTGGGGCCAGCTCAAATCGGCGACAGGATTTTTGACGCGAGGCTTTAG
- a CDS encoding diaminopropionate ammonia-lyase, which yields MFILNSNADYRHPLASGDAETLGLAAAEGVERHLRYRENHAETPLISLSSLAAASGVAAIHVKDEGQRLGLGSFKALGGAYAVIRLILEEAEVRLGRPVDMAELHSPVVKEIAETMCFACATDGNHGRSVAQGAGLVGARAAIFIHAGVSDERVAAIARFGAEMIRVAGSYDDSVKEAARVAKERGWTIVSDTSWPGYERIPGLVMQGYTALVCEALRQLPAPPTHVFIQSGVGGIAAAIAGHLAIALGDARPVFTVVDPARAACLFETARAGHPVTVPHAEPTVMAMLECYEPSLVAWRILSRVADAFMTVDEEHAISIMRRLANPLGGDPAIVSGESGGVGLAGLLKALADPEAKAALSLGPDSRIFVVNTEGATDPGRYQEIVGRSPDEVLSRGAA from the coding sequence ATGTTCATCCTCAACAGCAATGCCGACTATAGACACCCGCTCGCGTCAGGTGATGCGGAAACGCTTGGTCTTGCGGCAGCGGAAGGCGTGGAGCGCCACCTGCGCTATCGCGAAAACCATGCCGAAACGCCGCTCATCTCCCTGTCCAGCCTTGCCGCGGCATCCGGTGTGGCCGCCATCCATGTGAAGGATGAGGGCCAGCGTCTCGGCCTCGGCAGCTTCAAGGCGCTGGGCGGCGCCTATGCCGTCATCCGCCTCATTCTCGAGGAAGCCGAAGTTAGGCTTGGGCGGCCGGTCGACATGGCCGAGCTGCATTCGCCCGTCGTCAAAGAGATCGCCGAAACCATGTGTTTTGCCTGCGCCACCGATGGCAATCACGGCCGCTCGGTCGCGCAAGGCGCCGGCCTCGTCGGCGCGCGGGCGGCGATCTTCATCCACGCCGGTGTGAGCGACGAGCGCGTCGCGGCGATCGCCCGCTTCGGCGCCGAGATGATCCGCGTCGCCGGAAGCTACGACGACTCCGTGAAGGAGGCCGCACGCGTCGCCAAGGAGCGCGGCTGGACCATCGTCTCCGACACGTCCTGGCCGGGTTACGAGCGCATCCCCGGTCTCGTCATGCAGGGTTACACAGCGCTGGTGTGCGAGGCGCTCCGGCAGTTGCCGGCGCCGCCGACGCATGTCTTCATCCAGTCCGGCGTCGGCGGCATTGCCGCTGCCATTGCCGGCCATCTGGCGATTGCGCTCGGCGATGCCAGGCCGGTCTTCACCGTCGTCGATCCTGCTCGCGCCGCCTGCCTGTTCGAAACCGCTCGCGCCGGCCATCCGGTCACTGTGCCGCATGCCGAACCGACCGTCATGGCGATGCTCGAATGCTACGAGCCGTCGCTGGTCGCCTGGCGCATCCTGTCGCGCGTGGCCGATGCCTTCATGACCGTCGATGAGGAGCATGCGATCTCCATCATGCGGCGCCTTGCCAATCCCCTGGGTGGCGATCCCGCCATCGTCTCCGGCGAAAGCGGCGGTGTCGGCCTTGCCGGTCTCCTGAAGGCGCTCGCCGATCCCGAGGCGAAGGCCGCCCTTTCCCTTGGCCCGGATTCGCGCATCTTCGTGGTGAACACGGAGGGTGCCACCGACCCCGGCCGATATCAGGAGATCGTCGGGCGCTCGCCCGATGAAGTCCTGTCGCGAGGTGCAGCATGA
- a CDS encoding Lrp/AsnC family transcriptional regulator, whose translation MPAQLDAFDRKILDILQRDNTMPQRTIGEAVNLSAPAVQRRIKRMTEEGVIRANVAVIDPAAVGQAITIFVEVEVISETAEQIEQAKREFAAAPEIQQCYYVTGEADFVLVIIVSSMADYEALTRRLFFGNNNVKRFRTFVAMDRIKVGLSVPI comes from the coding sequence ATGCCGGCACAACTCGATGCCTTCGACCGCAAGATCCTGGACATCCTGCAGCGCGACAATACCATGCCGCAGCGCACGATCGGCGAGGCCGTCAATCTCTCCGCCCCGGCGGTGCAGCGGCGCATCAAGCGCATGACGGAAGAGGGCGTGATCCGCGCCAATGTCGCCGTCATCGATCCAGCTGCCGTCGGCCAGGCGATCACCATTTTCGTGGAAGTGGAGGTCATCAGCGAGACGGCGGAGCAGATCGAGCAGGCCAAGCGCGAATTCGCTGCCGCGCCGGAAATCCAGCAATGCTATTACGTGACGGGAGAGGCCGATTTCGTACTCGTCATTATCGTGTCTTCGATGGCCGATTACGAAGCGCTGACGCGGCGCCTGTTCTTCGGCAACAACAATGTGAAGCGGTTTCGGACATTCGTTGCCATGGATCGAATCAAGGTGGGGCTCAGCGTTCCGATTTGA
- a CDS encoding HIRAN domain-containing protein, producing the protein MMRAFFLTWQDPDTRRWLPVAKLVNIDNNYIFGYTEGARISDAFVPFEGMRDLSSLYVSADLFPIFANRVMNERRPEYSRYLEWAGLKKDTDPLGLMARIGGIRATDGFQVFPVPEKGTDGKFRSVFFSHGISHLPSMAAERVVSLKHGDSLYPMHDVLNPFDPNAVCLRTADPVVIVGYCPRYISPDVKVLSDNPSLEMTIAVKQVNHDAPAQFRLLCEAACSWPEQFVPCSSPEHELISALKVEEVLSALDSSKSFQRATG; encoded by the coding sequence ATGATGCGAGCTTTCTTTTTGACCTGGCAAGATCCCGACACGCGACGGTGGCTCCCTGTCGCAAAACTAGTAAACATCGATAACAATTACATTTTCGGTTATACGGAAGGCGCCAGAATTTCGGACGCGTTCGTTCCCTTCGAAGGCATGCGCGACCTTTCATCCTTATACGTATCCGCCGATCTCTTTCCAATCTTCGCAAACCGCGTGATGAATGAGAGACGCCCGGAATACAGTCGGTATTTGGAGTGGGCGGGGCTCAAAAAAGATACCGATCCATTGGGCCTTATGGCACGGATTGGTGGCATTCGAGCTACAGACGGCTTTCAAGTTTTTCCGGTGCCCGAGAAAGGCACGGACGGCAAATTTCGTTCTGTATTTTTCAGCCACGGCATCAGCCACCTCCCGTCGATGGCTGCCGAGCGTGTTGTTTCTCTGAAGCATGGGGATTCACTATATCCGATGCACGATGTGCTGAATCCGTTTGACCCAAATGCTGTTTGTCTCAGAACGGCGGATCCCGTGGTAATCGTCGGTTATTGCCCGCGTTACATCTCACCAGACGTAAAAGTACTTTCAGATAATCCATCCTTAGAAATGACGATTGCTGTCAAGCAGGTTAATCACGATGCTCCTGCACAATTTCGACTTCTCTGCGAGGCTGCATGTTCTTGGCCAGAGCAATTTGTCCCATGTAGCAGCCCTGAGCACGAACTAATTAGCGCCCTCAAGGTAGAGGAAGTGCTCAGTGCTCTAGATTCATCGAAATCGTTTCAGCGCGCGACGGGATGA
- a CDS encoding SDR family oxidoreductase, translated as MALNILFIGGTGQISYPCVERAVAQGHQVSVFNRGLRGDPLPAGVTSIVGELGSSVYADLARANYDVVAQFIAFTPDQIARDIEIFSGHCGQYIFISSASVYEKPARHYIITEEKTPAINPYWPYSQAKIACEELLKKAGNLAWTIVRPSHTVRTGLPIMMGDSDVMARRMLDGEPTIVAGDGHTPWTLTRSVDFAVPFVGLFGKQKALQDIFHITNDHAHIWDDIQKAIARLLGVEAKIVHVPTDTLIRYNAEWIGPLTGDKAWTAIFDNSKVKSVAGDFTCAQSLDEILAEPIMHLKQRFAKARPPKGEFDALIDRICAEQSALG; from the coding sequence ATGGCTCTGAACATCCTTTTCATCGGCGGCACCGGCCAGATTTCCTATCCCTGCGTCGAGCGCGCCGTGGCTCAAGGCCACCAGGTCAGCGTGTTCAACCGCGGCCTGAGAGGCGATCCCCTGCCCGCGGGCGTCACCTCCATCGTCGGTGAGCTTGGATCATCTGTTTATGCCGATCTCGCCAGGGCCAATTATGACGTCGTCGCCCAGTTCATCGCCTTCACGCCGGATCAGATTGCTCGCGACATCGAGATCTTCTCCGGCCACTGCGGCCAATACATCTTCATCTCGTCGGCCTCGGTCTACGAGAAGCCGGCCCGCCACTATATCATCACCGAGGAGAAAACACCGGCGATCAACCCCTACTGGCCCTATAGCCAGGCCAAGATCGCCTGCGAGGAACTGCTGAAGAAGGCCGGCAACCTCGCCTGGACCATCGTCCGCCCCAGCCACACTGTCCGCACCGGCCTGCCCATCATGATGGGCGACAGCGATGTCATGGCGCGGCGCATGCTGGACGGCGAGCCGACCATCGTGGCGGGCGACGGCCATACGCCCTGGACGCTGACCCGCTCGGTCGACTTCGCCGTGCCCTTCGTCGGCCTCTTCGGCAAGCAGAAGGCCCTGCAGGACATCTTCCACATCACCAACGACCACGCCCACATCTGGGATGACATCCAGAAGGCAATCGCCCGCCTGCTCGGCGTCGAGGCCAAGATCGTCCATGTGCCGACAGACACGCTCATCAGGTATAATGCGGAATGGATCGGCCCGCTGACCGGCGACAAGGCCTGGACGGCGATTTTCGATAATTCCAAGGTTAAGAGTGTTGCCGGCGACTTCACCTGCGCCCAAAGCCTGGATGAAATCCTCGCCGAGCCGATCATGCACCTCAAGCAGCGTTTCGCGAAGGCCCGTCCGCCGAAGGGCGAATTCGATGCGCTGATCGATCGGATCTGCGCCGAACAGAGCGCTCTCGGATAG
- a CDS encoding SMI1/KNR4 family protein has protein sequence MSNDNTIPFRRPDALARFAKSPLVAARYGGAEEARLSAFETEHEVSLSDGYRDFLMRENGLDYHIPHTTIATLPAEAQRDAFVLSDINTLFGIGNGHPYFDLEELAPAMDFHDYGFTPFAHVVGLGGDFSTLVEITEGKHTGAIMYTDGELFHGMRSDGIAGKSTDEAIDYFIESGYYYPIATNLSDLFEKYARLT, from the coding sequence GTGAGCAATGACAACACAATCCCGTTCCGGCGCCCTGATGCCCTCGCCAGATTTGCGAAGTCCCCTCTCGTCGCAGCCCGCTATGGCGGCGCGGAGGAAGCGCGGCTCTCGGCATTCGAGACGGAGCATGAGGTCAGTCTTTCCGATGGCTATCGCGATTTCCTGATGCGGGAAAACGGCCTTGACTATCACATCCCCCACACCACCATCGCCACCCTGCCCGCAGAGGCGCAGCGCGATGCCTTCGTTCTCTCCGACATCAACACGCTGTTTGGCATCGGCAACGGGCATCCGTATTTCGATCTCGAGGAACTCGCCCCGGCCATGGATTTCCACGACTACGGTTTCACTCCCTTCGCACATGTCGTCGGCCTCGGCGGCGACTTCTCCACCCTCGTCGAAATCACCGAAGGCAAACATACAGGCGCGATCATGTACACCGATGGCGAGCTCTTCCATGGCATGCGCAGCGACGGCATCGCCGGAAAATCCACTGACGAAGCGATCGATTATTTCATCGAGAGCGGTTACTACTACCCGATCGCGACGAACCTCTCCGACCTCTTCGAAAAATATGCCCGGCTGACCTGA